The DNA segment CAAGTCCGAGAGAGTTTGACCAGTTACGATAACTTCATATCTGATGATCAAGATCGTATTTTATTTTTGAAAGCAAAAGAAGCTGCTGAAAGTTATGAAAAACAATCGGAGATTGTTTTGAACTACTCTCGCCAAAATAAGACGGAAGAGGCAAAACGGGAACTGGATGTTTTAGCTGGTTTGGCCGAGCAACTATCAACATCTTTGGCCGATGATATTAAATATAACGAAAAATTGGCAAAAGATGGCGACAAAGAAAATATAGCCAGTTATGAGAATGCAAAATGGCTTCTCATGATCTGCACCATTGCGGTAACAGGATTTTTGGCATTAATTGGCTGGTTTATTTATCGCCAGATCAGTAGTGGTCTTAAAGTGGCACAGACAACCATCTCGCGTATCGAAAATAGCCTTGATTTCACTCTACGTGCTGAAGTGAGTGGTAGTGATGAGATCAGCCTGATGTTGCGGGCTTTTAACCAACTGATTGGACGGATGCAAAACAACTTGCGTGAATTACTGCAAGGTGTGGAACAAGTGTCTGTCAGTGCTGACCGCTTGCAATCATCTGCACATCGGGTTTCGGAAGGTTCCAGTTCGCAAAATGCCTCTACTTCACATATGGCGGCGTCTGTTGAAGAAATGACGGTGAGTATTAATCATGTCGCCGATCAAGCGAATACTACTAGTGAGCAGTCGAATGAAGTGGGCCGTAAAGCGGAAGCGGGTCAAGATGTAATTGCGCACACCGTGGATAATATTCATGCCATTGCCGGTGCGGTTGATAATGCAGCACAAGATATTCAGCAGTTGGAAGCGAAAGGCCGTGAGATTGAATCTGTCATCAATATCATTCGTGCGGTAGCGGAACAAACCAACTTACTGGCATTGAATGCGGCGATTGAAGCCGCGCGTGCAGGTGAGCAAGGCCGAGGTTTTGCGGTAGTTGCTGATGAGGTGCGTAGCCTTGCCGCTAGAACGGCAACATCGACAAAAGAAATCGGCGACATTATTACCGCGATTCAGAACGTGTCAGCCTCTGCTGTAAAACGTATGCAGGAAGCGATTGTTAAAGTTGAGCAAGGCGTTGAAGGCGCAGGTCAGGCGAATGAAACAATGGAAGAGATTTGCCGAGTTGCAACTGAAAGTGTCTCGTTGGTGGCGGATATCTCGCATGCTATTCGTGAACAAGGCGCAGCAACCAACTCTATTGCTCAACAGGTAGAAAATGTTGCTCAAATGGTGGATGAAAACACGCAGGCTGCCAACGAAACGGCTGATTTAGCGAATGATTTGTCGAAAATATCGGATGACATGAAGAAGGTCGTCATGGCCTATCGATTGTAATTGCTCTGTTTATTATGAAAGGCAGCCTCGGCTGCCTTTTTTCTTGGCACGTTTTTTGTCTTATCTGGTTATGCACACTATGTTGCGACGGGAAAATGACGGATGAGCCAGATAACTGAATTGAATAGCCACAACCAATCGACAGATGAAACCATGTTGCTGGCGGAGATTTTTGATCATATTCCTTCCGGCTTAATATTAGTCGATCGTGCAGGAAAGATTTTTCGGGCTAACCCTGCCGCACAAACTCTGTTGGGTGGCAGCTTAGTTGGTGAGTCGTGGTTGTCAGTCATCCAGCGCGCTTTCTGTCTGCGGGATGACGATGGGCATGAAGTATCACTGCGCGATGGGCGTCGTGTTCAGGTTTCAACATTACCGTTACAACATCAGCCAGGCCAGATGGTGCAGGTGACTGATCTGACAGAAACCCGTCGTTTACAAGAGCAAGTCAGTCATATGCAGCGGTTGTCTGCGTTGGGAAAAATGGCGGCTTCTCTGGCCCATCAAATTAGAACGCCGCTCTCGGCTGCTATGTTATACGGCGCCAATTTAGCAAATCGTACGCTGACACCAGAGTCTCGATTGCAATTTCAGCAAAAATTAATGGCGCGTTTAAAAGAACTGGA comes from the uncultured Tolumonas sp. genome and includes:
- a CDS encoding methyl-accepting chemotaxis protein → MKIVHKLILLIVVGFIGSVLISAIGFSRLSDINKDMRNIMDNTLPSLNTLNAINIQFLEARIMIRAHVIETDPAKMQVIETKFREKQKQVRESLTSYDNFISDDQDRILFLKAKEAAESYEKQSEIVLNYSRQNKTEEAKRELDVLAGLAEQLSTSLADDIKYNEKLAKDGDKENIASYENAKWLLMICTIAVTGFLALIGWFIYRQISSGLKVAQTTISRIENSLDFTLRAEVSGSDEISLMLRAFNQLIGRMQNNLRELLQGVEQVSVSADRLQSSAHRVSEGSSSQNASTSHMAASVEEMTVSINHVADQANTTSEQSNEVGRKAEAGQDVIAHTVDNIHAIAGAVDNAAQDIQQLEAKGREIESVINIIRAVAEQTNLLALNAAIEAARAGEQGRGFAVVADEVRSLAARTATSTKEIGDIITAIQNVSASAVKRMQEAIVKVEQGVEGAGQANETMEEICRVATESVSLVADISHAIREQGAATNSIAQQVENVAQMVDENTQAANETADLANDLSKISDDMKKVVMAYRL